A genomic window from Herbiconiux aconitum includes:
- a CDS encoding glycoside hydrolase domain-containing protein produces the protein MAHADDRTGVENAPRNRRARPERRLHRLLPIPAVVAVVAAGLMPGFGVAASASAAPVMSTGSTAADASDYTRLVDPFVSTEDDFGQDMPGAFAPHGLAKLNPMTTPGRSHTGYDYAEDQIAGFTSTNLDGVGGSGAGGDLLVVPTYVQYTTRPSTNSYAKDYSHDHEEATPGYYQVDLTTTQGTDSSVSNTPGSAPIDAQMTADVRSSLQNYTFPNAGTASLVFDLRNNYTGRNDATLDTAILPDGRASFSGFVAGGFNGNNYRLYYYAETTGPVKGIRTWDAAGTLDDSASRQGKDIGAIIDFDVAAGDQVQLNTTLSPISTDQAKTDMANEIGGRSFADVREGTKAAWNQVLSTVAVDSSTTSDPDGTLEQLFYTHLYRMFGSPVNATSTTGTYRGIDGVIYQADGYTHYDGWGLWDDFRKQAILGIAYPDVYHDVAQSLVDLFAEFANSGAGSVSSLEQSVPTVRFERASVVIADAVSKGVNLKGLDLAFAGLKKHVGGGYNDAANTARGYLADQPGDTLGTAYDDWSMSLIAHALGKTDDEAFYLNRATNYTNLFDKDAWTNPAGDEVGMIMPKDGNGNFWTNVDPEQFQAANLYQGTLWQYNWYVANDMGGMIDLMGGQKNAQSAIDYFFGEQAPDDGSRMLHSNANEIDLQAPYLFNYVGQPSHTQYWARTIATKASWNRYIATDSTSEVSSGGGEFRPPIKDKVFELDSDGFLPTQDNDTGMMSGTFVADAMGLFPVVSGSNSFQIGSPIFERMTIDLHDGRTFAINADGVSPDSFYIQSADLNGQSLDRTWLTSDEIHAGGAVTFQMGEKASGWAADGPMDYSMSDHVSSGVYDRSGSNPIVSSARVFTESDANDGTIGSTVTLSTTKATFAGANGDDLAASGAVTAENLPDGLALRATKKGAGSLELSLSGTSRIHLPSDDIDDLNVALTDSAFAGSAGAAAQTITFKVSYTGYTVSADDIGLKADESGATADQATLTLHGGATLAGATGTDLLATGTAHLAGLPAGLSATLVRQDATTLALEVNGTLTTIAPSSFSLVLDDAAFAGGVTSRQVTGDGLSSLSPFTLTVGADWHSRLQDLYDEAHLVHQGNYSPQSFAALSEALTKAKALLDAPDASEVALQQAYFTVNTAMDGLVLGEGGFRRLEGEASDHWSGGGLKNEAINLGGVTPGSWVGYDGMDFSTGAPGAIDIRYVANAGRTAPDSFVEIHADAPDGPLAGTVALPHNSPDWNNYTTVTAAIDDRTVLAGASSVYFVFGGTVTGALPFIANLDSFQFTAGAAPDGSVKFDRLDTTNATELHPGIDHSLPIFQNLNDGEWAAYSGYDFGAKGADHIQVSFDKPHNGTTEDTRVEIRLGSLDAPATATVPLAGFTGDNWGTYNTTTLDLDPTVFTGVQDVYIVFTAPTATAQNPYVANVGWLQFGSAPVDVPTSFHLEAEDFTANSGGDLGVENNTDPSGVAYTNLKGTHDGDWLQYDGIDLGSQAATSVTVRYVNNSSRCGQNSRIDVFLDSKGGEPFTTVPLPVSGNAWNAITTTTVDLPSGITGAHTVFLVLRTQADGGHPYVANIDWLEFGYGVDLTPLTDAIAAFEPLEELGDRYLAIDFRTFTQALENARAVAADPAVTTEALGAALRALNLAGGQLEWKVIRQLAELVPQAAALDPALYTPESFAAVTDALAAAGSVGEETSYDDYLAAYTALRSAVDGLAPVIHDTEAPVITLPTDDTVTKGDAFDPLAGVSATDDVDGDVTAAIVVTGTVDTATPGSYVLSYTVSDAAGNATSVQRTIVVEDTDEPEHPKPAVTVTGTLETSGHLDVVATGLDVATAYSVYLHSEPVLLGSATSDADGALTVSADIPDAIEAGEHTVEVQRADGTVVVSASIELVEAGTPGDPGDPGEPGDPGTPTDPGTPPTDAPTSIGTPAPTTSDASQLGNTGFTTGAPLVIGGLLLVAGLGLAVLMTIRRRRSTEG, from the coding sequence GTGGCACACGCAGACGACAGGACGGGCGTCGAGAACGCCCCCCGAAACCGCCGGGCCCGCCCGGAACGAAGGCTCCACCGCCTGCTGCCGATCCCGGCGGTCGTCGCCGTGGTCGCAGCCGGCCTGATGCCAGGGTTCGGGGTGGCGGCGAGCGCATCCGCCGCTCCCGTCATGAGCACGGGCAGCACGGCCGCCGACGCATCCGATTACACCCGGCTCGTCGACCCCTTCGTCTCGACCGAAGACGACTTCGGCCAGGACATGCCGGGCGCCTTCGCCCCACACGGTCTCGCGAAACTCAACCCGATGACCACGCCGGGCCGCTCGCACACCGGCTACGACTACGCCGAAGACCAGATCGCGGGCTTCACCTCGACGAACCTCGACGGCGTCGGCGGATCGGGCGCCGGCGGCGACCTCCTCGTGGTTCCCACCTACGTGCAGTACACGACGCGCCCGTCGACGAACTCCTACGCCAAGGATTACTCGCACGACCACGAGGAGGCGACGCCCGGCTACTACCAGGTCGACCTCACCACCACGCAGGGCACCGACAGCAGCGTCTCCAACACCCCGGGCAGCGCGCCGATCGACGCGCAGATGACGGCGGATGTGCGCAGCTCGCTGCAGAACTACACCTTCCCCAACGCCGGCACGGCCTCGCTCGTGTTCGACCTGCGCAACAACTACACCGGCCGTAACGACGCCACCCTCGACACCGCCATCCTGCCCGACGGCCGGGCGAGCTTCTCGGGCTTCGTGGCGGGCGGCTTCAACGGCAACAACTACCGTCTCTATTACTACGCCGAGACCACCGGCCCGGTGAAGGGCATCCGCACCTGGGACGCCGCCGGAACCCTCGACGACTCGGCGAGCCGCCAGGGCAAGGACATCGGCGCCATCATCGACTTCGATGTGGCGGCCGGCGACCAGGTGCAGCTGAACACCACTCTCTCGCCGATCAGCACCGACCAGGCGAAGACCGACATGGCCAACGAGATCGGCGGCCGTTCCTTCGCCGACGTCCGTGAGGGCACGAAGGCCGCCTGGAACCAGGTGCTCTCGACGGTGGCCGTCGACAGCAGCACCACGAGCGACCCCGACGGCACGCTCGAGCAGCTGTTCTACACGCACCTCTACCGGATGTTCGGATCGCCGGTGAACGCCACGAGCACCACCGGCACCTACCGCGGAATCGACGGCGTGATCTACCAGGCCGACGGCTACACGCACTACGACGGCTGGGGACTCTGGGACGACTTCCGCAAGCAGGCCATCCTCGGCATCGCCTACCCGGATGTCTACCACGACGTCGCGCAGTCGCTGGTCGACCTCTTCGCCGAGTTCGCGAACAGCGGGGCCGGCTCGGTCTCGTCGCTGGAGCAGTCGGTGCCCACGGTTCGGTTCGAGCGCGCCTCCGTCGTCATCGCCGACGCCGTCTCGAAGGGCGTCAACCTCAAGGGACTCGACCTCGCGTTCGCCGGTTTGAAGAAGCACGTCGGCGGCGGCTACAACGACGCCGCCAACACGGCGCGCGGCTACCTCGCCGACCAGCCGGGCGACACGCTCGGCACGGCATACGACGACTGGTCGATGTCGCTCATCGCGCACGCCCTCGGCAAGACCGACGACGAGGCGTTCTATCTGAACCGCGCCACCAACTACACGAACCTGTTCGACAAGGATGCGTGGACGAACCCGGCCGGCGACGAGGTGGGCATGATCATGCCCAAAGACGGCAACGGCAACTTCTGGACGAACGTCGACCCCGAGCAGTTCCAGGCGGCCAACCTCTACCAGGGCACGCTCTGGCAGTACAACTGGTATGTCGCGAACGACATGGGCGGCATGATCGACCTCATGGGCGGTCAGAAGAACGCCCAGTCGGCGATCGACTACTTCTTCGGCGAGCAGGCTCCCGACGACGGTTCGCGGATGCTCCACTCCAACGCCAACGAGATCGACCTGCAGGCTCCCTACCTGTTCAACTACGTCGGCCAGCCGAGCCACACGCAGTACTGGGCCCGCACCATCGCCACCAAGGCGAGCTGGAACCGCTACATCGCCACCGACTCGACCAGCGAGGTCTCCTCGGGTGGCGGCGAGTTCCGTCCGCCGATCAAGGACAAGGTGTTCGAACTCGACTCCGACGGCTTCCTCCCCACGCAGGACAACGACACCGGAATGATGTCGGGCACCTTCGTGGCCGACGCCATGGGCCTGTTCCCGGTGGTCTCCGGATCGAACAGCTTCCAGATCGGCTCGCCGATCTTCGAGAGGATGACGATCGACCTGCACGACGGGCGCACCTTCGCGATCAACGCCGACGGCGTCTCGCCGGACTCGTTCTACATCCAGTCGGCCGACCTGAACGGCCAGAGCCTCGACCGCACCTGGCTCACCAGCGACGAGATCCACGCCGGCGGCGCGGTCACGTTCCAAATGGGCGAGAAGGCCTCCGGCTGGGCGGCCGACGGGCCCATGGACTACTCCATGAGCGACCACGTGTCGAGCGGGGTCTACGACCGCAGCGGCAGCAACCCGATCGTCTCGTCGGCGCGCGTCTTCACCGAGTCCGACGCGAACGACGGCACCATCGGCTCCACGGTCACCCTCAGCACCACGAAGGCGACCTTCGCCGGCGCGAACGGCGACGACCTCGCCGCGAGCGGAGCGGTCACGGCAGAGAACCTGCCCGACGGCCTGGCTCTGCGCGCCACCAAGAAGGGCGCCGGATCGCTCGAACTCTCGCTCTCGGGAACCTCGCGCATCCACCTGCCCTCCGACGACATCGACGATCTGAACGTCGCCCTGACCGACTCGGCGTTCGCCGGTTCGGCGGGCGCTGCTGCTCAGACGATCACGTTCAAGGTGAGCTACACGGGATACACCGTGTCGGCCGACGACATCGGCCTCAAGGCCGACGAGTCGGGGGCCACGGCCGATCAGGCGACGCTGACACTGCACGGCGGCGCAACGCTCGCCGGCGCGACCGGCACCGACCTGCTCGCCACGGGCACCGCGCACCTGGCGGGCCTCCCGGCCGGCCTCAGCGCCACGCTCGTGCGGCAGGATGCCACCACGCTCGCCCTCGAGGTGAACGGCACCCTCACCACGATCGCACCGAGCTCGTTCAGCCTCGTGCTCGACGACGCCGCCTTCGCGGGTGGTGTCACCTCGCGGCAGGTGACCGGTGACGGCCTCAGCTCGCTCAGCCCCTTCACCCTGACCGTCGGCGCCGACTGGCACTCGCGGCTGCAGGATCTCTACGACGAGGCGCACCTGGTTCACCAGGGCAACTACTCGCCGCAGAGCTTCGCGGCCTTGAGCGAAGCGCTCACGAAGGCGAAGGCGCTGCTCGACGCGCCGGATGCTTCCGAGGTCGCCCTGCAGCAGGCCTACTTCACCGTGAACACGGCGATGGACGGTCTGGTGCTCGGCGAGGGCGGCTTCCGCCGGCTGGAGGGCGAGGCATCCGATCATTGGTCGGGCGGCGGGCTCAAGAACGAGGCGATCAACCTCGGCGGGGTGACCCCGGGGAGCTGGGTCGGTTACGACGGCATGGACTTCTCGACCGGCGCTCCCGGCGCGATCGACATCCGGTACGTCGCCAACGCCGGACGCACGGCGCCGGACTCCTTCGTGGAGATCCACGCCGACGCCCCCGACGGCCCGCTCGCGGGGACCGTCGCGCTGCCGCACAACAGTCCGGACTGGAACAACTACACGACGGTGACCGCCGCGATCGACGATCGCACAGTGCTCGCCGGCGCGTCGAGCGTCTACTTCGTGTTCGGTGGAACCGTCACCGGCGCACTTCCCTTCATCGCGAACCTGGACTCGTTCCAGTTCACGGCGGGCGCCGCACCGGATGGCTCGGTGAAGTTCGACCGGCTCGACACCACCAACGCGACGGAGCTGCACCCGGGCATCGACCACTCGCTCCCCATCTTCCAGAACCTCAACGATGGTGAGTGGGCGGCCTACAGCGGCTACGACTTCGGCGCGAAGGGGGCCGACCACATCCAGGTCAGCTTCGACAAGCCGCACAACGGAACCACGGAGGACACGCGGGTCGAGATCCGACTCGGCAGCCTGGATGCGCCGGCCACGGCCACCGTGCCGCTCGCCGGGTTCACCGGTGACAACTGGGGCACCTACAACACCACGACGCTCGACCTCGATCCGACCGTCTTCACCGGCGTGCAGGATGTCTACATCGTGTTCACGGCTCCGACGGCCACGGCGCAGAATCCCTACGTCGCGAACGTCGGCTGGCTGCAGTTCGGCAGCGCTCCGGTCGATGTGCCGACGTCGTTCCACCTGGAGGCCGAGGACTTCACGGCCAACTCGGGCGGCGACCTCGGTGTCGAGAACAACACCGACCCCTCGGGCGTTGCCTACACGAATCTCAAGGGCACGCACGACGGCGACTGGCTGCAGTACGACGGGATCGACCTCGGTTCGCAGGCCGCGACCTCGGTGACCGTGCGCTACGTCAACAACTCGTCGCGCTGCGGTCAGAACTCACGGATCGACGTGTTCCTCGATTCCAAGGGCGGTGAGCCGTTCACCACGGTGCCGCTCCCGGTCTCCGGAAACGCGTGGAACGCGATCACCACCACCACGGTCGACCTGCCGAGCGGCATCACGGGAGCGCACACCGTGTTCCTGGTGCTGCGCACCCAGGCCGACGGCGGACATCCGTATGTCGCGAACATCGACTGGCTCGAATTCGGCTACGGCGTCGACCTGACGCCGCTGACCGACGCGATCGCCGCGTTCGAGCCGCTCGAGGAGCTGGGAGACCGCTACCTGGCCATCGACTTCCGCACCTTCACCCAGGCGCTCGAGAACGCCCGTGCGGTGGCGGCCGACCCGGCCGTGACCACCGAGGCGCTCGGCGCAGCACTCCGGGCGCTCAACCTGGCCGGTGGTCAGCTCGAATGGAAGGTCATCCGGCAGCTCGCCGAGCTCGTTCCGCAGGCGGCGGCGCTCGATCCGGCGCTGTACACCCCGGAGAGCTTCGCCGCGGTGACGGATGCGCTGGCCGCGGCCGGTTCGGTGGGCGAGGAGACGTCGTACGACGACTACCTCGCCGCCTACACCGCGCTGCGCTCCGCCGTGGACGGCCTCGCGCCAGTGATCCACGACACCGAGGCGCCGGTCATCACCCTGCCGACCGACGACACCGTCACGAAGGGCGATGCCTTCGATCCGCTGGCGGGCGTCAGCGCGACGGACGACGTGGACGGCGATGTGACAGCTGCCATCGTTGTGACCGGAACGGTCGACACCGCGACGCCCGGTAGCTACGTGCTCAGCTACACCGTGAGCGACGCCGCCGGGAACGCGACGAGCGTGCAGCGCACGATCGTGGTCGAGGACACGGATGAGCCGGAGCACCCGAAGCCGGCCGTCACGGTGACGGGAACACTGGAGACCAGCGGGCACCTCGACGTGGTGGCCACCGGCCTCGACGTCGCGACCGCCTACTCGGTCTACCTGCACTCCGAGCCGGTGCTGCTCGGCTCGGCGACGAGCGACGCCGATGGAGCGCTGACGGTGTCCGCCGACATCCCCGACGCGATCGAAGCCGGCGAACACACCGTCGAGGTGCAGCGTGCCGACGGGACCGTCGTGGTGTCGGCGTCGATCGAATTGGTCGAGGCGGGCACCCCAGGTGATCCCGGCGATCCGGGAGAGCCCGGCGACCCCGGAACCCCGACCGACCCGGGCACGCCGCCGACGGATGCTCCGACGAGCATCGGCACGCCGGCTCCCACCACGTCGGACGCCTCGCAGCTCGGCAACACGGGCTTCACGACGGGCGCCCCGCTCGTCATCGGCGGTCTGCTGCTGGTGGCCGGGCTCGGACTGGCCGTGCTGATGACGATCCGTCGACGCCGCTCCACGGAGGGTTAG
- a CDS encoding VanZ family protein — MLGPLLYLLFAGALAALTLVAFVSAARPTPLPARWAIPLVGVWAASLAVMTLRPGSGLGMRLNLVPILFDGPGSAVDAVLNVAVFVPFGLLLAAAAVRFRTTFAVALAITLTIEVTQYLADTGRTADINDVLTNVAGACLGWAMARAIRALATRAAAARTPTAPARP; from the coding sequence ATGCTCGGACCACTGCTCTACCTCCTTTTCGCCGGCGCTCTCGCCGCGCTGACTCTGGTGGCGTTCGTGAGCGCGGCCCGGCCCACGCCGTTGCCGGCGCGCTGGGCGATCCCGCTCGTGGGAGTATGGGCGGCATCCCTCGCCGTGATGACGCTGCGGCCAGGGTCGGGGCTCGGGATGCGGCTGAATCTCGTGCCTATTCTGTTCGACGGACCGGGCTCGGCCGTCGACGCGGTGCTGAACGTCGCCGTCTTCGTGCCGTTCGGGCTGCTGCTGGCCGCGGCCGCTGTGCGCTTCCGCACCACCTTCGCGGTGGCCCTCGCGATCACGCTCACCATCGAGGTGACGCAGTACCTCGCCGACACGGGGCGCACCGCCGACATCAACGACGTGCTCACGAACGTGGCGGGCGCCTGCCTCGGCTGGGCCATGGCGCGCGCCATCCGCGCCCTGGCGACGCGCGCCGCTGCGGCCCGCACTCCCACCGCGCCCGCGCGCCCCTGA
- a CDS encoding NAD(P)/FAD-dependent oxidoreductase: MSEQVERVATVLIVGAGQAGLSAAYHLQRRGFVSAVDHPRAERSYVVLDAEVAPGGAWQHRWESLRMATVNGIFDLPGFAQPPVDDDRPSRDAVPQYFGDYERHFDFAILRPVTVTTVERADDSLGGDLVVSTSDGTWRARYLINATGTWTNPVLPVYPGQDTFLGRQLHTSDYRDLKEFAGHRVAVVGGGISAVQQLEEISRVAWTAWYTRREPFFLPGAFDHETIGRDTIAKVVADVEAGHRTGSVVSYTGLAWTPYALAARDRGVLERRPMFTAIEPHGVREADGTFTSVDVILWATGFRAALAHLDPLQLKNPEGGITLRGTRVERDHRIHLIGFGPSQSTVGANRAGRDAVADIARDLARADAAAAPPASGRA, from the coding sequence GTGAGTGAGCAAGTGGAGCGGGTCGCCACGGTGTTGATCGTGGGCGCCGGTCAAGCAGGCCTGTCGGCCGCCTACCACCTGCAGCGACGCGGTTTCGTCAGCGCCGTCGACCACCCTCGCGCCGAGCGCAGCTATGTCGTGCTCGACGCCGAAGTCGCCCCGGGGGGCGCCTGGCAGCATCGGTGGGAATCGCTACGCATGGCGACCGTGAACGGCATCTTCGATCTCCCCGGCTTCGCCCAACCGCCCGTCGATGACGACCGACCCAGCCGCGACGCCGTGCCACAGTATTTCGGCGACTACGAGCGGCACTTCGACTTTGCGATCCTCCGCCCCGTGACGGTCACGACAGTGGAACGGGCCGACGACAGCCTCGGCGGGGACCTCGTCGTCAGCACCAGCGACGGAACCTGGCGCGCCCGGTACCTGATCAACGCCACAGGCACGTGGACGAACCCCGTGCTGCCGGTGTACCCCGGCCAGGACACCTTTCTCGGTCGGCAGCTCCACACGAGCGACTACCGCGATCTGAAGGAGTTCGCGGGTCACCGCGTCGCGGTCGTCGGCGGGGGGATCTCGGCGGTGCAGCAGCTCGAGGAGATCTCGCGTGTCGCCTGGACCGCCTGGTACACCCGCCGCGAGCCCTTCTTCTTGCCCGGGGCGTTCGACCACGAGACCATCGGCCGTGACACGATCGCGAAGGTGGTGGCCGATGTGGAGGCCGGGCACCGCACCGGCAGCGTCGTCTCCTACACCGGTCTCGCCTGGACGCCATACGCCCTCGCAGCCCGCGACCGCGGCGTGCTCGAACGGCGGCCGATGTTCACCGCGATCGAGCCGCACGGCGTGCGGGAGGCCGACGGAACGTTCACCTCCGTCGACGTCATCCTCTGGGCCACCGGATTCCGGGCGGCGCTCGCGCACCTCGATCCGCTGCAGCTGAAGAACCCCGAGGGTGGCATCACCCTGCGCGGCACCCGGGTCGAACGCGACCACCGCATCCACCTGATCGGCTTCGGCCCCTCGCAGTCGACCGTCGGTGCGAATCGGGCCGGGCGGGATGCGGTGGCCGACATCGCGCGCGACCTCGCGCGAGCCGACGCCGCGGCAGCTCCTCCGGCGTCGGGGAGGGCGTGA
- a CDS encoding TrmH family RNA methyltransferase — MPVIPVAELGDPRLADYAHATDVALKKARGTEHGLYLAESLLVLQRALRAGHVPRSVLALGSSEEEAVAALAEAGHPEVPVFVGPGELLAELTGYLLHRGLIASMNRPALPDAAALLTGEGTGSGGTGGTGTRRIVVIENVVDPTNVGAIFRSAGAIGADAVLVTPRCSDPFYRRAIRVSMGTVLQVPWTRVGEWHELAPLLAEHGFHTAALALTPDAVSLREFERRVPERVALVLGAEGEGLSPEAIAAADTVVQIPMLHGIDSLNVAAASAVAMWAVSR, encoded by the coding sequence ATGCCCGTCATCCCCGTCGCCGAGCTCGGCGATCCGCGCCTGGCCGACTACGCGCACGCCACCGACGTGGCGCTGAAGAAGGCGCGCGGCACCGAGCACGGCCTCTACCTCGCCGAATCGCTGCTCGTGCTGCAGCGGGCGCTCCGGGCCGGGCACGTTCCCCGCTCCGTGCTCGCGCTCGGCAGCAGCGAGGAGGAGGCCGTGGCGGCGCTCGCCGAAGCCGGGCATCCCGAGGTGCCGGTGTTCGTGGGCCCCGGGGAGCTGCTCGCCGAGCTGACCGGCTACCTCCTGCACCGGGGGCTGATCGCGTCGATGAACCGCCCCGCGCTTCCGGATGCCGCGGCTCTGCTCACGGGTGAAGGCACCGGCTCCGGCGGCACGGGCGGCACCGGCACCCGCCGCATCGTCGTGATCGAGAACGTGGTCGACCCCACCAACGTCGGCGCGATCTTCCGCTCCGCCGGCGCCATCGGGGCCGATGCCGTGCTCGTGACGCCGCGCTGCTCCGATCCGTTCTACCGGCGCGCCATCCGGGTCAGCATGGGCACCGTTCTGCAGGTGCCGTGGACGCGGGTGGGGGAGTGGCACGAGCTGGCCCCCCTGCTCGCCGAACACGGCTTCCACACAGCGGCCCTCGCCCTGACCCCGGATGCGGTGAGCCTGCGCGAGTTCGAACGGCGGGTTCCCGAGCGCGTCGCCCTGGTGCTCGGCGCCGAAGGCGAGGGCCTCAGCCCCGAGGCGATCGCCGCGGCCGACACAGTGGTGCAGATCCCGATGCTGCACGGCATCGACTCGCTCAACGTCGCGGCCGCGAGCGCCGTGGCGATGTGGGCGGTCTCGCGCTGA
- a CDS encoding DUF1330 domain-containing protein, translating into MSTYLINHLRIPGDVPNENGLSYLDQVEATVAPFGGKWLAQGAPDVVVEGAWPGSVVLIEFADRATALAWYESEAYQAILPLRVNNSISDLVLIDSLPDGFTVAGFAGQVREAIAAASA; encoded by the coding sequence ATGAGCACCTATCTGATCAATCACCTCCGCATTCCGGGCGATGTTCCGAACGAGAACGGCCTGAGCTACCTCGACCAGGTCGAGGCGACGGTCGCCCCGTTCGGCGGCAAATGGCTCGCGCAAGGCGCTCCCGACGTGGTGGTCGAGGGTGCATGGCCTGGTTCGGTGGTGCTGATCGAGTTCGCCGATCGTGCGACCGCGCTTGCATGGTACGAGTCCGAGGCCTACCAGGCGATCCTGCCTCTCCGCGTGAACAACTCGATCTCCGATCTCGTGCTCATCGACAGCCTCCCCGACGGCTTCACCGTGGCCGGATTCGCCGGTCAGGTGCGCGAAGCGATCGCGGCCGCGTCGGCCTGA
- a CDS encoding SRPBCC family protein, translated as MGHPGPVRRSDVAGAVTIRRPVRVVFAVCSELRNLPRSVGDVVDVRPLGHDRYEWTVAGPAAIRVRLTVEVTAREPDRALAYRSRGVRGMRAQWLFRFEETDQGFCRVHETIRLPFGALGAAVLRAVGKNTSVELHANLRRLKDVLESDDPAR; from the coding sequence ATGGGGCATCCGGGCCCGGTGCGGCGATCCGATGTGGCCGGTGCGGTGACGATCCGGCGGCCGGTGCGCGTCGTCTTCGCCGTCTGCTCCGAGTTGCGCAATCTTCCGCGTTCGGTGGGCGACGTCGTCGACGTGCGGCCGCTCGGGCACGACCGATACGAATGGACGGTGGCGGGACCCGCCGCTATCCGCGTGCGGCTCACGGTGGAGGTCACGGCGCGCGAGCCCGACCGGGCGCTTGCCTATCGCTCCCGGGGCGTTCGCGGAATGCGGGCGCAGTGGCTTTTCCGGTTCGAGGAGACCGACCAGGGTTTCTGTCGCGTGCACGAGACCATCCGTCTGCCGTTCGGGGCGCTGGGGGCGGCGGTTTTGAGAGCGGTCGGCAAGAACACGTCGGTGGAGCTCCACGCCAACCTCCGCCGGTTGAAAGACGTGCTCGAGTCGGACGATCCGGCGCGATGA
- a CDS encoding TetR/AcrR family transcriptional regulator, giving the protein MSRASQADAAKHRDEVVTAAAQLLRERGAAGISVQEVMAGAGLTHGGFYKHFASKDELVGLAATEAFGEILALLDGLRGHDLDRSTLGSRVVNDYLSAEHRDEPGTGCANTALASDSARAPESPLRSSYLEGLGGTIERLTEVRKEAGDSDEADARRHAIETLASLVGALTLARATAGDPLSDELLSVVSEGLLQRW; this is encoded by the coding sequence ATGAGCAGAGCGTCACAAGCGGATGCCGCGAAGCACCGCGACGAGGTCGTGACCGCCGCGGCGCAGTTGCTGCGCGAGCGCGGCGCGGCGGGCATCAGTGTGCAGGAGGTCATGGCGGGTGCCGGCCTCACCCATGGCGGGTTCTACAAGCACTTCGCCTCGAAAGACGAACTCGTGGGGCTCGCGGCCACGGAGGCATTCGGTGAGATCCTCGCGTTGCTCGACGGGCTGCGCGGTCACGACCTCGACCGCTCCACCCTGGGGTCGCGCGTCGTGAACGACTACCTGTCGGCCGAGCATCGCGACGAGCCGGGCACGGGATGCGCGAACACTGCTCTCGCCTCCGACTCGGCGCGCGCCCCGGAGTCGCCGCTGCGCTCGTCGTACCTCGAGGGACTCGGCGGCACGATCGAGCGCCTGACCGAAGTACGCAAGGAGGCCGGCGACAGCGACGAGGCGGATGCGCGGCGGCACGCCATCGAGACCCTCGCCTCTCTGGTCGGCGCGCTCACCCTCGCGCGGGCGACCGCCGGAGATCCGTTGTCCGACGAGCTGCTCTCCGTGGTGAGCGAGGGTTTGCTGCAGCGCTGGTGA